One window of Vanessa atalanta chromosome 9, ilVanAtal1.2, whole genome shotgun sequence genomic DNA carries:
- the LOC125066409 gene encoding uncharacterized protein LOC125066409, translating to MSEKSFTHMESDKKKQWKCQKCGNKPPKADNITPIKSSQSSYEDNVCNNITTRKINSKSINSEIATEDLSLMLSPSSTDKLMPLLRKEIQSAVAEAVQNAVSIYFSKEFDLIKNELTTLKELKSTIEFISADYDKVKVDLKTCESRVIELSQDNKRLSDTIFDLSNRVALLEQHSRENNIEVNGVPENKTENLVSIVKQLASTVSAPLKDTDIVHCVRVKKMDETSNKPRSIIVKLTSTRARDEVLAAVSKFNKSNKENKLHSGHLGFGTKKTPIYVSEHLSPHSKYLYARTRQTAREKGIAYVWIRNGRIFIRKNDTSPAKQIRHIETLGKI from the coding sequence ATGTCTGAGAAATCTTTTACGCATATGGAGTCTGACAAAAAGAAACAATGGAAGTGTCAAAAATGTGGGAATAAACCACCGAAAGCGGATAACATAACCCCTATAAAATCATCTCAATCTTCATATGAAGACAacgtatgtaataatataactacGCGAAAAATAAACTCGAAATCTATCAACTCGGAAATTGCAACAGAGGATCTAAGTTTAATGCTTTCACCTTCCTCGACCGACAAATTAATGCCTTTACTTAGAAAAGAAATTCAAAGTGCAGTTGCCGAAGCTGTTCAAAATGCTGTATCCATTTACTTTTCAAAAGAgttcgatttaataaaaaacgagcTAACTacattaaaagaattaaaatctaCGATTGAATTCATTAGCGCAGACTATGATAAAGTTAAGGTAGATCTGAAAACATGTGAGAGTAGGGTGATAGAATTGTCTCAGGATAACAAGAGACTATCCGATACTATTTTCGACCTATCTAATCGGGTTGCTTTATTGGAACAACATTCCCGAGAAAATAACATTGAAGTCAACGGTGTTCccgaaaataaaactgaaaatttaGTTTCAATAGTAAAGCAGCTAGCTTCTACCGTCTCCGCTCCTTTAAAAGACACGGATATAGTACACTGTGTAAGAGTGAAAAAAATGGATGAAACAAGTAACAAGCCTCGGTCCATAATCGTAAAGCTTACTTCCACCAGAGCCAGAGACGAGGTACTAGCCGCTGTTTCtaagtttaataaatcaaacaaggaaaataaattacatagcgGTCATCTTGGTTTCGGCACAAAGAAAACACCTATCTACGTTTCTGAACATCTATCTCCtcacagtaaatatttatacgccCGAACAAGACAAACAGCTCGTGAAAAGGGCATTGCATACGTGTGGATTAGAAACGGACGCATATTTATTCGTAAAAATGATACATCTCCAGCCAAACAGATACGTCACATTGAAACATtaggaaaaatttaa